One stretch of Anas acuta chromosome W, bAnaAcu1.1, whole genome shotgun sequence DNA includes these proteins:
- the LOC137846896 gene encoding olfactory receptor 14C36-like, which produces MPNSSSVREFFLLAFADTRELQLLHFALFLGIYLAALLGNGLILSAVACHHRLHTPMYFFLLNLALLDLGCISTTLPKAMANALWDDRAISYQGCVAQVFFFFFLVTAEYSLLTIMAYDRYVAICKPLHYRSLLGSRACAQMAAAAWGSGFLNAVLHTASTFSLSFCRGNALDQFFCEIPRILKLSCSDAYLREVGALVISISLVFGCFVFIVLSYMQIFRAVLRMPSEQGRHKAFSTCLPHLAVVSLFVSTGIFAYLKPPSISSPSLDLMVAVLYSVLPPAVNPLIYSMRNQELKHAVWKLFYNSFFSINNVHKILIGFLQTNTLSANS; this is translated from the coding sequence atgcccaacagcagctctgtgagagAGTttttcctgctggcattcgcagacacgcgtgagctgcagctcctgcacttcgcactcttcctgggcatctacctggctgccctcctgggcaacggcctcatcctcagcgccgtagcctgccaccaccgcctgcacacccccatgtacttcttcctcctcaacctcgccctcctcgaccttggctgcatctccaccactctgcccaaagccatggccaatgccctctgggacgacagggccatctcctatcaaggatgtgttgcacaggtcttctttttcttcttcttggttacagcagagtattcccttctgaccatcatggcctacgaccgctacgttgccatctgcaagcccctgcactacaggagcctcctgggcagcagagcttgtgcccagatggcagcagctgcctggggcagtggctttctcaacgctgtcctgcacacggccagTACATTTTCTCTGTCCTTCTGTCGAGGCAATGCtttggaccagttcttctgtgaaatcccccgcatcctcaagctctcctgctcagatgcctacctcagggaagttggggcacTTGTGATTAGTATTTCTTTAGTctttgggtgttttgttttcattgtgttgtCCTAcatgcagatcttcagggcagtgctgaggatgccctctgagcagggccgtcacaaagccttttccacgtgcctccctcacctggctgtggtctccctcttTGTCAGCACTGGCATATTTGcttacctgaagcccccctccatctcttccccatccctggacctgaTGGTGGCTGTTCTATACTCAGtgttgcctccagcagtgaatcctctcatttacagcatgaggaatCAGGAGCTCAAACATGCAGTGTGGAAACTATTTTATAACTCTTTCTTCAGCATTAATAATGTGCATAAAATACTAATAGGATTTCTGCAAACAAACACTCTTAGTGCAAATTcttga